A portion of the Anoxybacillus gonensis genome contains these proteins:
- the hisG gene encoding ATP phosphoribosyltransferase codes for MLTVAMPKGRIFTEALVLLKQAGYDIPDDLEHSRKLMIDVPNEQLRFILAKPMDVVTYVEHGVADVGIAGKDVLLEEERDVYEMLDLRISPCYLAVAGLPNTRVHPIAPRVATKYPNIASTYFREQGEQVEIIKLNGSVELAPLIGLAERIVDIVSTGRTLKENGLVELERIVHVTSRFIVNPVSYRMQDRAIEHMVDRLTYAIEKARESNEN; via the coding sequence ATGCTGACGGTTGCTATGCCAAAAGGACGTATTTTTACGGAGGCGCTCGTACTGTTAAAACAAGCGGGCTACGACATTCCTGATGACTTAGAACATTCACGAAAGTTGATGATTGACGTCCCAAATGAACAGTTACGCTTTATTTTAGCGAAGCCGATGGACGTAGTGACATATGTTGAACACGGGGTTGCCGATGTCGGCATTGCTGGGAAAGATGTGCTTCTTGAGGAAGAGCGAGATGTGTATGAAATGTTAGATTTGCGCATTAGTCCTTGTTATTTGGCGGTAGCAGGGTTGCCGAATACGCGCGTTCACCCGATCGCCCCAAGAGTCGCAACAAAGTATCCAAATATTGCATCGACATATTTTCGTGAACAAGGGGAGCAAGTTGAAATTATTAAACTGAATGGGTCAGTGGAATTAGCACCGCTGATCGGTTTAGCGGAACGAATTGTCGACATTGTTTCGACAGGGCGAACGTTAAAAGAAAACGGGCTCGTTGAGCTTGAACGAATTGTTCATGTGACGTCGCGTTTTATTGTGAATCCAGTGAGTTATCGCATGCAAGATCGAGCGATTGAACATATGGTTGATCGTTTAACATATGCGATCGAGAAAGCGAGGGAGAGCAATGAGAATTGA
- a CDS encoding ATP phosphoribosyltransferase regulatory subunit, whose translation MRVFMFEKPLGMRDTLPDVYKTKRALREAMMQEIETWGYSFIETPTLEYDETVGKASAILDQQLFKLLDREGHTLVLRPDMTAPIARLAASKLYEEGCPLRLAYAANVFRAQQREGGRPAEFEQVGVEYIGDGTMYADAEVISLMIFALKRAGLCDFTVTIGHIGYVDALFFDVLRQEQRVETLRRFLYEKNYVGYREHVKSLPLSSIDRDRLLRLLTLRGGEEVIAEAKTYATTEAEQRALDELEQLWTYVDQYGVTDMVKLDMSLVSHMSYYTGVLFEVYAKNVGFLLGNGGRYDELLAKFHRPSPATGFSVRLDRLMEAIGEQRRREKTTCIIFSQERFAEAYAKATEMRQKGENVVLQHVAGIQNMDPFTASFDDVVYVLGKRGKDER comes from the coding sequence ATGAGAGTATTTATGTTTGAAAAGCCGCTCGGCATGCGGGATACGTTGCCGGATGTATATAAAACAAAACGTGCGTTGCGCGAAGCGATGATGCAAGAAATCGAAACGTGGGGATATTCGTTTATTGAAACGCCAACGCTAGAATATGATGAAACGGTCGGAAAGGCATCGGCCATTTTAGATCAGCAACTATTTAAGTTGCTTGATCGTGAAGGACATACACTCGTGTTGCGTCCAGATATGACTGCTCCTATTGCTCGTTTAGCGGCCTCAAAGCTGTATGAGGAAGGTTGTCCGCTCCGTTTAGCGTATGCAGCAAATGTGTTTCGCGCTCAACAGCGGGAAGGAGGGCGACCGGCAGAGTTTGAACAAGTGGGTGTGGAATACATCGGAGACGGCACGATGTATGCTGATGCGGAAGTGATTAGTTTAATGATTTTTGCGTTAAAGCGGGCCGGACTATGTGATTTTACGGTAACGATTGGTCATATTGGTTATGTTGATGCGTTATTTTTCGATGTTTTGCGTCAAGAACAACGAGTAGAAACGTTGCGCCGCTTTTTATACGAAAAAAATTACGTCGGTTATCGAGAACACGTCAAGTCATTGCCGCTTTCTTCGATTGATCGCGATCGCCTTTTACGCCTTTTAACATTAAGGGGTGGAGAGGAAGTCATTGCAGAAGCAAAAACGTATGCAACGACAGAGGCAGAGCAGCGCGCTCTTGATGAATTAGAACAATTATGGACGTATGTTGACCAATATGGCGTTACGGATATGGTGAAATTAGATATGAGCTTAGTGAGCCATATGAGTTACTATACCGGCGTTCTTTTTGAAGTGTACGCAAAAAATGTTGGATTTTTACTTGGAAATGGTGGACGATACGATGAATTGCTGGCGAAATTTCATCGCCCGTCCCCTGCGACTGGCTTTAGCGTGCGGCTCGATCGTTTGATGGAAGCGATTGGGGAGCAACGCCGTAGAGAAAAAACGACGTGCATCATTTTTAGTCAAGAACGTTTCGCTGAGGCGTATGCGAAAGCGACGGAAATGAGACAAAAAGGAGAAAACGTCGTATTGCAGCACGTCGCAGGCATTCAAAATATGGATCCATTTACGGCATCGTTTGATGACGTGGTGTATGTACTAGGGAAACGCGGAAAGGATGAACGATGA
- the ppaX gene encoding pyrophosphatase PpaX, whose protein sequence is MNINTILFDLDGTLINTNDLIIESFLHTLNHYYPNQYTREDVLAFIGPPLRDTFEAINPERVDEMIETYRAFNHAHHDALVKEYETVYDTVQTLHEQGFKLGIVTTKIRHTVNMGLKLTKLDSFFQCIITLDDVEHAKPHPEPIEKALACLQAKPEETLMVGDNHHDILAGKHAGTKTAGVAWTIKGREHLAKYEPDFMLEKMSDLLSILGVTGVEKN, encoded by the coding sequence ATGAATATTAATACGATTTTGTTTGACTTAGATGGAACGCTTATTAATACGAATGACTTAATTATTGAATCATTTTTGCATACGCTCAACCATTACTATCCAAATCAATATACGCGCGAAGATGTGCTTGCTTTTATTGGTCCGCCATTGCGTGATACGTTTGAAGCGATCAATCCAGAGCGCGTTGATGAAATGATTGAAACGTATCGGGCGTTTAACCATGCCCATCATGATGCGTTAGTGAAAGAATATGAAACGGTATATGATACGGTACAAACGCTACATGAACAAGGGTTTAAACTCGGCATTGTGACGACGAAAATTCGTCATACGGTCAATATGGGATTGAAGTTAACAAAGTTAGACTCGTTTTTCCAATGCATCATTACGCTCGATGACGTTGAGCATGCGAAGCCGCATCCGGAACCGATTGAAAAAGCGCTCGCTTGTTTGCAAGCGAAGCCGGAAGAAACGTTAATGGTCGGGGATAATCACCATGACATTTTAGCAGGAAAACATGCGGGGACAAAAACGGCAGGGGTGGCTTGGACGATTAAAGGACGCGAGCATTTAGCTAAATACGAGCCGGATTTTATGCTTGAGAAAATGAGCGATTTGTTAAGTATTTTAGGGGTGACTGGCGTTGAGAAAAACTGA
- a CDS encoding acyltransferase, with amino-acid sequence MRKTERHAVQGANSLWQLYRTVSFWKVLKNVIIIFIGRYTPFFPLKNWLYRTFLRMEIGEHTALAFMVMPDILFPEKIRIGNNTIIGYNTTILAHEYLVNEYRLGDVIIGDDVMIGANTTILPGVTIGDRAVVSAGTLVHRDVPAGAFVGGNPMQIIRLSER; translated from the coding sequence TTGAGAAAAACTGAACGCCATGCTGTACAAGGGGCAAACTCTTTATGGCAACTATATCGAACCGTTTCGTTTTGGAAAGTATTGAAAAATGTCATCATCATTTTCATCGGGCGGTATACTCCTTTTTTTCCGCTGAAAAACTGGTTGTATCGCACGTTTTTACGCATGGAAATTGGCGAACATACGGCGCTCGCGTTCATGGTGATGCCAGATATTTTGTTCCCAGAAAAAATTCGCATTGGCAATAACACAATTATTGGTTATAATACGACGATTTTAGCGCATGAATATTTAGTGAACGAGTATCGGCTTGGAGACGTTATCATCGGCGACGATGTCATGATTGGAGCGAATACAACCATTTTGCCGGGTGTGACGATCGGGGATCGTGCCGTTGTTTCCGCAGGTACGCTCGTACATCGCGATGTGCCAGCTGGCGCATTTGTTGGCGGCAATCCGATGCAAATCATTCGTCTTAGCGAACGCTAA
- the hisF gene encoding imidazole glycerol phosphate synthase subunit HisF yields the protein MITKRIIPCLDVKDGRVVKGVQFVSLRDAGDPVELARIYDEQGADELVFLDISASHEGRKTMVDVVRRVAAQLAIPFTVGGGIRTLEDMKTILRAGADKVSVNTSALLRPELITEGAQFFGSQCIVVAIDAKYDPTMQSWRVYTHGGRRPTDWEVVAWAKEAVKRGAGEILLTSMDRDGGKDGFDLALTKRVSEAVSVPVIASGGAGCAQHFVEVFQTAQADAALAASIFHYKETSVQQVKQYVREKGVNVR from the coding sequence ATGATTACAAAACGCATTATCCCTTGTTTAGATGTGAAAGATGGTCGCGTCGTAAAAGGTGTACAATTTGTTTCGTTGCGCGATGCGGGCGATCCGGTTGAGCTTGCGCGCATATACGATGAGCAAGGGGCGGACGAGCTTGTGTTTTTAGATATTTCCGCATCACATGAAGGACGAAAAACGATGGTAGACGTCGTTCGGCGCGTTGCTGCTCAGCTTGCGATCCCGTTTACTGTCGGAGGCGGCATTCGCACATTAGAAGATATGAAAACGATTTTGCGTGCGGGTGCGGACAAAGTGTCTGTCAATACATCGGCATTGTTGCGTCCAGAGCTTATTACAGAAGGGGCACAATTTTTTGGTTCGCAATGTATTGTTGTCGCGATTGACGCAAAGTACGATCCAACGATGCAATCGTGGCGTGTTTATACGCACGGCGGTCGACGTCCGACGGATTGGGAAGTTGTTGCATGGGCGAAAGAAGCTGTGAAGCGCGGAGCAGGAGAAATTTTATTAACAAGCATGGATCGCGATGGCGGAAAAGACGGCTTTGATTTGGCGTTGACGAAACGAGTAAGTGAAGCGGTATCCGTCCCTGTTATTGCATCGGGAGGGGCAGGGTGCGCTCAACATTTTGTCGAGGTGTTTCAAACGGCTCAAGCAGATGCCGCATTAGCTGCTTCGATTTTTCATTATAAAGAAACGTCTGTCCAGCAAGTGAAACAATACGTGCGCGAAAAGGGGGTAAACGTTCGATGA
- the hisB gene encoding imidazoleglycerol-phosphate dehydratase HisB translates to MMRTATIKRVTNETQIELSFTIDGEGKAELETGVPFLTHMLDLFTKHGHFNLFVHAKGDTHIDDHHTTEDIGICLGQAIREALGDKKGIKRYGNALVPMDDALAQVVIDVSNRPHLEFRGQFPSEKVGTFDVELVHEFLWKLALEARMNVHVIIHYGRNTHHMIEAVFKALARALDEATMIDPRVKSVPSTKGML, encoded by the coding sequence ATGATGCGAACAGCGACAATCAAACGGGTGACGAATGAAACACAAATTGAGCTTTCGTTTACGATTGATGGGGAAGGAAAGGCGGAGTTAGAAACAGGGGTTCCGTTTTTAACACATATGCTTGATTTGTTTACAAAACATGGACATTTTAATTTATTTGTTCACGCAAAAGGAGATACGCACATTGACGATCATCATACGACGGAAGATATTGGCATTTGTTTAGGGCAAGCGATTCGAGAAGCGCTCGGTGATAAAAAAGGGATCAAACGATACGGAAATGCGCTCGTTCCGATGGACGATGCGCTTGCCCAAGTCGTGATTGATGTAAGCAATCGTCCACATCTTGAGTTTCGCGGCCAGTTTCCGAGTGAAAAAGTAGGGACGTTTGATGTCGAGCTCGTGCACGAATTTTTATGGAAACTAGCATTAGAAGCACGAATGAATGTACATGTCATCATCCATTACGGTCGCAATACGCACCATATGATTGAAGCAGTATTTAAAGCACTCGCTCGTGCGCTCGATGAGGCAACGATGATCGATCCGCGCGTGAAATCGGTACCGTCGACGAAAGGGATGTTGTAA
- a CDS encoding nucleoside recognition domain-containing protein: MLRRGLFVGLKTTWTLGKVIFPITVIVTLLQYSPVLPWVTNGLTPMMRWIGLPGDAALVLVLGNFLNLYAGIGAMLTMDLTVKEVFILAVMLSFSHNMLVESAVAAQVGVRVWWTVVVRVGLAFSAAWLIHVFWDGGQQMAKYGLVPQASTTPNTWGEIAWTGIEKALYGIGQLALIIIPLMIAIQVLKELKWLDTFSKWLSPFARLLGIRENASLTMAAGLLFGLAYGAGVMIQAVKEDGVSKKDLTLTFLFLVACHAVVEDTLLFVPLGIPVWPLLIIRLVTAILLTATLSFIWNRMEHRKRKEATYEY; encoded by the coding sequence ATGTTGCGAAGGGGTTTGTTTGTTGGATTGAAAACGACATGGACGCTCGGAAAAGTCATTTTTCCGATTACCGTCATTGTGACGTTGCTACAATATTCCCCCGTTTTACCTTGGGTGACAAACGGTTTGACGCCGATGATGCGTTGGATCGGTTTGCCGGGGGATGCCGCGCTCGTTTTAGTGCTCGGCAATTTTTTAAATTTATACGCTGGCATCGGTGCGATGTTAACGATGGATTTGACAGTGAAAGAAGTGTTTATTTTAGCTGTTATGTTGTCGTTTTCGCACAATATGCTCGTTGAGTCTGCCGTTGCAGCACAAGTCGGTGTTCGTGTTTGGTGGACGGTTGTGGTTCGGGTCGGGTTAGCGTTTAGTGCGGCTTGGCTCATTCACGTCTTTTGGGATGGCGGGCAACAAATGGCGAAATACGGACTTGTACCGCAGGCTTCAACCACGCCGAATACATGGGGGGAAATCGCTTGGACAGGAATCGAAAAAGCGTTATACGGCATTGGACAGCTTGCGTTGATCATTATTCCGTTGATGATTGCCATTCAAGTGTTAAAAGAATTAAAGTGGCTGGATACGTTTTCGAAATGGTTATCCCCGTTTGCGCGTTTACTCGGCATTCGTGAAAATGCATCGCTGACGATGGCGGCAGGTTTATTGTTTGGGCTCGCTTATGGTGCGGGTGTGATGATTCAAGCGGTGAAAGAAGATGGGGTGTCTAAAAAAGATTTAACGTTAACGTTTTTATTTTTAGTGGCGTGCCATGCGGTTGTAGAAGATACGCTATTGTTTGTGCCGCTTGGTATTCCCGTCTGGCCGCTTCTTATCATTCGGCTTGTCACAGCTATTTTATTGACGGCTACGCTCAGTTTCATTTGGAATCGCATGGAACATCGAAAAAGAAAGGAAGCAACGTATGAATATTAA
- the hisH gene encoding imidazole glycerol phosphate synthase subunit HisH yields MIGIIDYGMGNLYSVSKALERLNVPYIVESDQDKLRQADGFILPGVGSFKDAMHILTETKLDSFIHEQVAKGKPILGICLGMQLLFEESEENGLTAGLKLLPGRVVRFSGMTKEGKRYKVPHMGWNELIFHQPSPLFDGVDRGHVYFVHSYYVQTNEPTVVLASAQYDVEVPAVVGCGTIFGTQFHPEKSGTLGMRLLQNYARIVERERG; encoded by the coding sequence ATGATCGGCATCATTGATTATGGAATGGGAAATTTATATAGCGTCAGTAAAGCGTTAGAACGGCTAAACGTGCCGTATATTGTTGAAAGTGATCAAGATAAACTGCGCCAAGCAGATGGCTTCATTTTACCGGGCGTTGGATCATTTAAAGATGCGATGCACATATTGACGGAAACGAAGCTAGACTCATTTATTCATGAACAAGTAGCAAAAGGAAAGCCGATTCTCGGCATTTGCTTAGGGATGCAACTATTGTTTGAAGAAAGCGAAGAAAACGGTTTGACGGCTGGGTTAAAGTTGCTTCCAGGTCGCGTCGTTCGTTTTAGCGGTATGACAAAAGAGGGAAAACGATATAAAGTACCACATATGGGATGGAACGAGCTCATTTTTCATCAACCATCTCCGCTTTTTGATGGTGTTGACCGAGGGCATGTATATTTCGTTCATTCGTATTATGTGCAAACGAATGAACCAACGGTTGTGCTAGCTAGCGCCCAATATGATGTGGAAGTTCCTGCGGTTGTTGGATGTGGCACAATATTTGGTACACAATTTCATCCCGAGAAAAGCGGAACGCTCGGTATGCGTCTATTGCAAAACTATGCGAGGATTGTAGAAAGGGAGAGGGGCTAA
- the hisD gene encoding histidinol dehydrogenase, which translates to MRIERVQGTVSLRRTIESGTEEQRQAVKRMIEDVRNNGDAALKKYTEMFDGISLHTLAVTQEEIEEAYWLIDEEMVHIIREAAQNIREYHERQRTTSWFMTREDGTILGQKVTPLDAVGLYVPGGTAAYPSSVLMNVIPAQVAGVKRIVIVSPPNERGTLPAAVLVAACELGVQEIYKVGGAQAIAALAYGTETIEPVDKIFGPGNIYVALAKREVFGQVDIDMIAGPSEIVVLADETAKPNEIAADLLSQAEHDERAVSIFVTPSLQLALKVEEEVEKQLATLPRKNIAQKAIRDYGVIYVTDTMKQAIDVVNELAPEHLEIMTAEPFEQLSDIRHAGAIFLGPYSSEPVGDYFAGTNHVLPTNGTARFSSGLTVDAFMKKSSIVFYSEQAWKQHVEKIAAFARLEGLEAHARAVEERLKRREK; encoded by the coding sequence ATGAGAATTGAACGTGTGCAAGGGACGGTCTCGCTTCGGCGGACGATTGAAAGCGGAACGGAAGAACAAAGACAAGCGGTGAAACGAATGATTGAGGATGTGCGAAATAACGGAGATGCCGCGCTAAAAAAATATACGGAAATGTTTGATGGCATTTCACTTCATACGCTAGCGGTTACGCAAGAAGAAATTGAAGAAGCGTATTGGCTCATTGACGAAGAAATGGTTCATATTATTCGCGAAGCGGCACAAAACATTCGCGAATATCACGAGCGGCAACGCACGACGTCATGGTTTATGACGCGCGAAGATGGAACGATTCTTGGCCAAAAAGTGACGCCTCTTGATGCGGTCGGTTTATATGTGCCGGGTGGAACAGCAGCTTATCCGTCATCGGTATTGATGAATGTCATTCCTGCGCAAGTGGCTGGAGTAAAGCGCATCGTCATCGTTTCCCCGCCAAATGAGCGTGGAACGTTGCCGGCTGCTGTACTTGTTGCGGCATGTGAGCTTGGTGTTCAAGAAATATATAAAGTTGGCGGCGCTCAAGCGATTGCTGCATTAGCGTACGGCACGGAGACGATTGAGCCAGTCGATAAAATTTTTGGACCTGGAAACATTTATGTCGCACTCGCGAAACGAGAAGTGTTCGGTCAAGTCGATATTGATATGATTGCGGGACCGAGCGAAATTGTTGTGCTAGCGGATGAGACGGCAAAGCCGAATGAAATTGCGGCGGATTTATTATCGCAGGCGGAACATGATGAACGAGCGGTTAGCATATTTGTTACACCGTCTTTACAGCTTGCGTTAAAAGTAGAAGAAGAAGTCGAAAAGCAATTAGCTACCCTCCCGCGAAAAAACATCGCACAAAAAGCGATCCGTGATTATGGTGTCATTTATGTGACCGATACGATGAAACAAGCGATTGACGTTGTGAACGAATTAGCGCCAGAACATTTAGAAATTATGACGGCCGAGCCGTTTGAGCAATTAAGTGACATTCGACATGCAGGTGCGATATTTTTAGGTCCGTACAGCTCTGAACCGGTTGGAGATTATTTTGCGGGAACGAATCATGTATTACCGACAAATGGTACCGCTCGTTTTTCTTCTGGGCTAACAGTCGACGCATTTATGAAAAAGTCAAGCATCGTTTTTTATAGCGAGCAAGCATGGAAACAACATGTGGAAAAAATTGCAGCATTTGCGCGGTTAGAAGGGCTTGAAGCACATGCGCGAGCAGTAGAGGAACGATTGAAAAGGAGAGAAAAATGA
- the hisA gene encoding 1-(5-phosphoribosyl)-5-[(5-phosphoribosylamino)methylideneamino]imidazole-4-carboxamide isomerase, producing MFTIYPAIDMRNGKCVRLIQGDYNQETVYGHSPVEMARSFVSQGATWIHMVDLDGAKEGRRVNDAFVVEVAKKLGVNVQIGGGIRTEEDVAYYLEQGVARVILGSAAISNPPFVKAMLRTYGERIVIGIDAKNGFVATEGWTHTSTIEAVELGKQLAEAGAETFIFTDIATDGMLSGPNIDAVVRLAKETNKRVIASGGIRSLDDLRALKQFENDGVCGAIVGKALYTNQFTVAEALKAVEK from the coding sequence ATGTTTACCATTTATCCAGCGATCGATATGCGCAACGGAAAGTGCGTTCGTCTTATACAAGGAGATTACAATCAGGAAACAGTATACGGACATTCCCCGGTTGAAATGGCTCGTTCGTTTGTTTCGCAAGGTGCGACATGGATTCATATGGTCGATTTAGATGGAGCAAAAGAAGGGAGACGAGTGAACGATGCGTTCGTCGTTGAAGTAGCAAAGAAGCTTGGAGTAAACGTTCAAATTGGTGGTGGCATTCGCACGGAAGAAGATGTTGCCTATTATTTAGAGCAAGGTGTGGCGCGCGTCATTTTAGGGAGCGCAGCCATTTCCAATCCTCCGTTTGTGAAAGCGATGCTTCGCACATATGGTGAGCGCATTGTCATCGGCATTGATGCGAAAAATGGGTTTGTTGCGACAGAAGGATGGACGCATACATCAACGATCGAAGCGGTTGAACTTGGCAAACAGCTTGCGGAAGCTGGAGCGGAAACATTTATTTTTACGGATATTGCGACAGACGGCATGTTATCAGGGCCAAATATCGATGCGGTCGTTCGATTAGCGAAAGAAACGAACAAACGTGTTATCGCCTCCGGAGGCATTCGCTCGCTTGATGATTTACGCGCTTTAAAACAATTCGAAAACGACGGAGTATGTGGAGCAATTGTCGGCAAAGCGTTATATACAAATCAGTTTACCGTCGCTGAGGCGTTAAAGGCGGTGGAGAAATGA
- the lgt gene encoding prolipoprotein diacylglyceryl transferase: protein MFMHIEPLDRVFFQLGPITIYWYGAIIATGVLLGLWLATRESERLGIRKETFVDLVLIAVPIAILCARVYYVMFQWDYYSKHISEIPQIWHGGLAIHGGLIGAIVTGIVFAKKRKLSFWKLADIAAPSIILGQAIGRWGNFMNQEAHGGPVSRAFLESLHLPDWIINQMYIQGQYYHPTFLYESLWNMLGFLVLLALRRRNLRRGELFFTYIIWYSIGRFFIEGLRTDSLMLTETIRMAQFISLLLIAFAVGMIVLRRMRGLANERYND, encoded by the coding sequence ATGTTCATGCATATTGAACCGCTCGATCGCGTTTTTTTCCAGCTCGGTCCAATTACAATTTATTGGTACGGTGCCATTATTGCGACGGGCGTATTGCTTGGGCTTTGGCTAGCTACGCGAGAAAGCGAACGGCTAGGTATACGAAAAGAAACGTTTGTTGATCTTGTATTAATTGCTGTGCCGATTGCGATTTTATGCGCACGTGTGTATTACGTTATGTTTCAATGGGACTACTATTCCAAACATATAAGTGAAATTCCGCAAATTTGGCACGGTGGCTTGGCCATTCATGGCGGTTTAATTGGTGCGATTGTGACAGGCATCGTTTTTGCGAAAAAGCGAAAATTGTCGTTTTGGAAATTAGCTGATATTGCAGCGCCGAGCATTATTTTAGGGCAGGCGATCGGGCGTTGGGGCAACTTTATGAACCAAGAGGCGCACGGAGGCCCTGTGTCGCGTGCGTTTTTAGAAAGCTTGCATTTGCCGGACTGGATCATTAATCAAATGTACATACAAGGGCAATATTACCATCCGACGTTTTTATATGAATCATTATGGAACATGCTCGGCTTTCTCGTTTTGCTTGCGTTGCGGAGAAGAAATTTAAGGCGGGGAGAGTTATTTTTCACGTATATCATTTGGTATTCAATCGGGCGCTTTTTCATTGAAGGATTGCGCACAGATAGCTTAATGTTGACAGAAACGATTCGTATGGCGCAGTTTATTTCATTGTTGCTTATTGCCTTTGCGGTTGGAATGATCGTTTTGCGCCGCATGCGCGGCTTAGCAAACGAGCGGTATAACGATTAA
- the hisIE gene encoding bifunctional phosphoribosyl-AMP cyclohydrolase/phosphoribosyl-ATP diphosphatase HisIE — MNIRFNEQGLVPAIVQDAHSKEVLTLAYMNEQSLQKTLETKETWFYSRSRQELWHKGETSGNVQKVVDIRYDCDADALLILVEPKGPACHTGEYSCFHHRLQGEKPVVKPDRFAVLNVLESVIAEREAKRPEGSYTTYLFEKGIDKIAKKVGEESAEVIIAAKNRSKEELRWEVADLLYHLLVLLREQRVSLDDVLSVLAERHR, encoded by the coding sequence ATGAATATTCGATTTAATGAGCAAGGGCTTGTGCCGGCAATCGTACAAGATGCACATAGTAAAGAAGTGTTGACATTAGCATATATGAACGAGCAATCGTTACAAAAAACGTTAGAAACGAAAGAAACATGGTTTTACAGCCGCTCGCGGCAAGAGTTATGGCATAAAGGAGAAACGTCCGGAAACGTACAAAAAGTTGTTGATATTCGCTACGACTGTGATGCAGATGCGCTTCTTATTCTTGTTGAGCCGAAAGGACCGGCATGCCACACAGGAGAGTACTCTTGTTTTCATCATCGGTTGCAAGGTGAAAAGCCTGTTGTTAAACCAGATCGTTTTGCGGTGCTAAATGTGTTAGAATCGGTCATTGCGGAGCGTGAAGCGAAACGTCCAGAAGGATCGTATACAACATATTTATTTGAAAAGGGAATTGATAAGATCGCAAAAAAAGTTGGAGAAGAATCCGCAGAAGTCATTATTGCAGCAAAAAATCGTTCAAAAGAAGAACTGCGATGGGAAGTAGCCGATTTATTATATCATTTGCTCGTTTTGTTGCGTGAGCAGCGCGTATCGCTCGATGATGTGCTTTCTGTATTAGCGGAGCGTCATCGCTGA
- the hprK gene encoding HPr(Ser) kinase/phosphatase: MPKVRTKDLIDEFQFELVSGAEGIHRPITTSDLSRPGIEMAGYFAYYPAERVQLLGMTELSFFERLTPVEKRLRMEKLCTDITPAIIVSRGLEVPKELIEASEKKEVPVMRSTMKTTRLASRLTNYLESKLAPTTAVHGVLVDVYGVGVLITGKSGVGKSETALELVKRGHRLVADDCVEIRQEDENLLIGSAPELIEHLLEIRGLGIINVMTLFGAGAVRPHKRISLVIDLELWDPNKQYDRLGLEEEKVKIIDTEVTKLTIPVRPGRNLAVIIEVAAMNFRLKRMGVNAAEEFSARLADAIGDAEHDYE; the protein is encoded by the coding sequence ATGCCGAAAGTGCGGACAAAAGATTTAATTGATGAGTTTCAATTTGAGCTTGTAAGCGGGGCGGAAGGGATTCATCGTCCGATTACAACGAGTGATTTATCTCGTCCGGGCATTGAAATGGCCGGCTATTTTGCATATTATCCAGCGGAACGTGTACAATTGCTCGGCATGACAGAACTGTCTTTTTTTGAACGATTAACACCTGTAGAAAAGCGATTGCGCATGGAAAAGTTATGTACCGATATTACCCCTGCGATTATCGTCTCACGCGGATTAGAAGTGCCAAAAGAACTGATTGAAGCATCGGAAAAAAAAGAAGTGCCGGTGATGCGTTCGACGATGAAAACGACGCGACTCGCTAGCCGTCTGACAAACTATTTAGAAAGTAAGTTAGCGCCGACGACTGCTGTGCACGGTGTGCTTGTCGATGTGTACGGTGTCGGTGTACTCATTACAGGAAAAAGCGGCGTCGGAAAGAGTGAAACGGCGCTAGAGCTCGTGAAGCGTGGACATCGTCTCGTGGCGGATGATTGCGTCGAAATTCGCCAAGAAGATGAAAATTTGCTCATTGGAAGCGCGCCGGAGCTGATTGAACATTTACTTGAAATTCGCGGACTTGGCATCATTAACGTGATGACGTTATTTGGGGCAGGAGCAGTGCGCCCGCATAAGCGCATTTCGCTTGTCATTGATTTAGAATTATGGGATCCAAACAAACAATACGATCGTCTCGGTCTTGAAGAAGAAAAGGTAAAAATTATTGATACGGAAGTGACGAAATTGACGATCCCTGTTCGTCCGGGGCGAAATTTAGCGGTCATTATTGAAGTGGCAGCGATGAATTTCCGTCTAAAACGTATGGGCGTGAATGCGGCGGAAGAATTTTCTGCACGCTTGGCAGATGCAATTGGCGATGCGGAACATGATTATGAATGA